In candidate division KSB1 bacterium, the following proteins share a genomic window:
- a CDS encoding histidinol-phosphate transaminase has protein sequence MPLVPPYVSALVPYQPGRSADEVRREFGVDKVIKLASNENPLGPSPRAIVKLMKVAEELHIYPDGGLKLRRVLAEQFHVKLANVVVGSGSEAIMSNIIRAFLLDDEEVLTAEGTFIGFYVLARSRGVKLVTVPLRDYRFDLEAMAEAIHPKTKIVYLANPNNPTGTIFTRAEFERFMKRVPESTLVILDEAYFEYARSNPAYPDSMQYRFDNVITLRTFSKCYGLAGIRIGYGFAHEELCENVRKVKLPFEPSLMAEAAGLGALEDADFLQRTLETNRHGKLQLQAAFTELGLRWVPTEANFFLVEFGSQDDAIGLYQQLLRRGVIVRPLAAFGLPHCLRITIGTEEQNDGLITALQESLVTA, from the coding sequence ATGCCGTTAGTCCCTCCGTACGTTTCCGCTTTGGTGCCCTATCAGCCGGGGCGCTCGGCCGACGAAGTCCGCCGCGAGTTCGGCGTTGACAAGGTGATCAAGCTCGCATCCAACGAGAATCCGCTGGGACCGTCGCCGCGGGCGATCGTGAAACTCATGAAAGTGGCGGAGGAGCTTCACATCTATCCGGACGGCGGCTTGAAACTTCGGCGAGTGCTGGCCGAGCAGTTTCATGTCAAGCTCGCGAATGTGGTGGTCGGCTCGGGTTCCGAGGCGATCATGTCGAACATTATCCGCGCCTTTCTGCTTGATGATGAAGAAGTGCTGACGGCGGAAGGTACCTTCATCGGGTTCTATGTTTTGGCGCGTTCGCGCGGGGTGAAACTGGTCACCGTTCCCCTGCGGGATTACCGGTTCGACCTGGAAGCCATGGCGGAGGCGATCCACCCGAAGACCAAGATTGTATATCTGGCCAATCCGAATAATCCGACGGGAACGATCTTCACGCGGGCTGAATTTGAACGGTTCATGAAACGCGTGCCGGAGTCAACGCTGGTGATTCTGGATGAGGCCTATTTCGAATACGCGCGGAGCAACCCGGCCTATCCGGACTCGATGCAGTACCGGTTCGACAATGTGATCACGCTGCGCACCTTTTCGAAGTGTTACGGTCTGGCCGGAATTCGCATCGGTTACGGTTTCGCGCACGAGGAACTCTGCGAAAACGTGCGCAAGGTGAAACTGCCGTTCGAGCCGTCGCTGATGGCCGAGGCTGCCGGACTCGGTGCACTGGAAGACGCGGATTTCTTGCAGCGAACGCTGGAAACCAATCGCCACGGGAAGCTGCAACTGCAGGCCGCGTTCACCGAGCTCGGATTGCGTTGGGTGCCGACGGAGGCCAACTTCTTCCTGGTGGAGTTTGGTTCGCAAGACGACGCTATCGGACTCTATCAACAACTATTGCGGCGGGGTGTGATCGTGCGTCCGTTGGCTGCCTTCGGGCTGCCCCACTGCTTGCGAATTACGATTGGGACCGAAGAGCAGAACGACGGGTTAATCACCGCGTTACAGGAGTCACTGGTGACCGCCTAA